In the genome of Bradyrhizobium arachidis, one region contains:
- a CDS encoding carbohydrate kinase family protein: protein MLISCGDALIDFVPTRNAAGREAVMPAVGGSCLNVAIGMARLGAPTGFVGGISTDLFGQMIADHAAASNVLLDLATRSDHQTTLAFVRIVAGESHYAFYDAGTATRNWTFRRGTIPFANIEAVHVGSTTLVNDQGAAETKALMADARASSTVSFDPNCRPNLVKDKPAYLARMAEFAAGADLIKMSDVDFAYLFGEEPYQQRANALLGQGTRLVVITRGNNGAVAWHAGAGQIEVAAPKVEVADTIGAGDSFQSALLFALHKQGRIARERLKDITADELRRALSFAANCAGLTCTRPGADPPWSHEVTWSV from the coding sequence ATGTTGATTTCTTGCGGCGATGCGCTGATCGATTTCGTCCCGACGCGAAACGCTGCCGGGCGCGAAGCGGTGATGCCCGCCGTCGGCGGCTCCTGTCTCAACGTCGCGATCGGCATGGCGCGGCTGGGCGCACCGACCGGTTTTGTCGGTGGCATCTCGACCGACCTGTTCGGGCAGATGATCGCAGATCACGCCGCGGCGTCCAACGTCCTGCTCGATCTCGCCACCCGCAGCGATCACCAGACCACGCTCGCCTTCGTCCGCATCGTCGCCGGCGAATCGCATTACGCCTTCTACGATGCCGGGACCGCGACGCGAAACTGGACTTTCCGGCGCGGCACGATCCCCTTCGCAAATATCGAGGCCGTCCATGTCGGCTCGACCACGCTCGTCAACGACCAGGGCGCGGCCGAGACCAAGGCTTTGATGGCGGACGCACGGGCCTCCTCTACCGTCTCCTTCGATCCGAACTGCCGGCCCAACTTGGTCAAGGACAAGCCGGCCTATCTCGCGCGGATGGCGGAGTTCGCCGCCGGCGCAGATCTCATCAAGATGTCGGACGTCGACTTCGCCTATCTTTTTGGCGAGGAGCCTTATCAGCAGCGCGCGAACGCGCTGCTCGGGCAGGGGACGCGCCTCGTCGTCATCACCCGCGGCAACAATGGCGCTGTCGCGTGGCACGCGGGGGCAGGGCAGATCGAGGTCGCAGCGCCCAAGGTCGAGGTCGCCGACACCATCGGCGCCGGCGACAGTTTTCAGTCGGCACTGCTGTTCGCCCTGCACAAGCAGGGCCGCATCGCCCGCGAGAGGCTGAAGGACATCACTGCCGACGAACTCCGCCGCGCGCTGTCCTTTGCCGCCAATTGCGCTGGTCTCACCTGCACCCGTCCGGGTGCCGATCCGCCGTGGAGTCACGAGGTGACGTGGAGCGTCTAG
- a CDS encoding LysR family transcriptional regulator produces MDLRRLRYFVAVAEARSVGKAAERLRMAQPPLSVQIRKLEAEVGAPLFRRGTRGMDLTEAGQALLARAGEALAMAADGVEAARAVASGRRGRLSVGYMFVLANAMLPRLIPELRRSIPGVDLDFAELSASTREARLLDRSVTVALCMPAINHPEIQVARIGAQPFMLVMPTASPLARLSSVPMARLQGRPLIALPHPDHGPASSAVVALLRRHQVVMPIASRVETVHSAMSLVLAGEGFAILPACAQLGAPRGIVFRPLRDASDSIDIAVCWRRDAHSPLIRTFLKCAEKVVARL; encoded by the coding sequence ATGGATCTCCGCCGGCTTCGTTATTTCGTCGCGGTCGCCGAGGCGCGCAGTGTCGGCAAGGCCGCCGAGCGGCTGCGGATGGCGCAGCCGCCGCTCTCGGTGCAGATCCGCAAGCTCGAGGCCGAGGTCGGCGCGCCGCTGTTCCGCCGTGGCACGCGCGGCATGGACCTGACCGAGGCCGGCCAGGCGCTGCTGGCGCGCGCCGGCGAAGCGCTGGCGATGGCGGCCGACGGCGTCGAGGCCGCGCGCGCGGTTGCCTCGGGGCGGCGCGGGCGGCTGTCGGTCGGCTACATGTTCGTGCTCGCGAACGCGATGCTGCCGCGGCTCATTCCCGAGCTGCGCCGCTCGATTCCCGGCGTCGACCTCGACTTTGCCGAGCTCAGCGCCTCGACCCGCGAGGCGCGGCTGCTCGACCGCAGCGTCACGGTCGCGCTGTGCATGCCCGCCATCAACCATCCCGAGATCCAGGTGGCGCGGATCGGCGCGCAGCCCTTCATGCTGGTCATGCCGACCGCCTCGCCGCTCGCCCGCCTGAGCTCGGTGCCGATGGCGAGATTGCAGGGCCGTCCGCTGATCGCGCTGCCGCATCCCGACCATGGCCCCGCCTCCTCGGCCGTCGTCGCCTTGCTGCGCCGGCACCAGGTGGTGATGCCGATCGCAAGTCGGGTGGAGACGGTGCATTCGGCGATGAGCCTCGTCCTCGCCGGCGAAGGCTTTGCGATCCTGCCGGCCTGCGCGCAGCTCGGCGCGCCACGCGGCATCGTGTTCCGGCCGCTGCGGGACGCCAGCGATTCCATCGACATTGCGGTCTGCTGGCGGCGCGACGCGCACAGCCCGCTGATCCGCACCTTTCTCAAATGCGCCGAGAAAGTCGTCGCAAGGCTGTGA
- a CDS encoding amidase yields the protein MNDDPCLLSATELRGLIAARKLSPVEVVGAVLARAEALQSELNCFITLCGDEAMAQARAAERKMMAGEPLGLLHGLPVTVKDIVNTKGVKTTFGAVPYKDNVPTEDAVPVAKLRAEGAILIGKTTTPEFGSKCLTDSPLFGRTRNAWSAERSSGGSSGGAAVAVASGIAPLAIATDGGGSTRIPAACNGVVGLKQSNGVIAHSQALDAFGNQTYVTPTTRTVADTALMMQAMAGEDACDPWSIGVPVPDFVRTAAPRGDLRGQKILYCLTPPSRPVSADVAASFKASLDRLASLGAELEEFSGEGFDIEPIWRAINHTVWRTRFAKLVAEHGDTLSEAFVKQVALATHVSGVDYQEAMFARTALFRRVQSLLARGHVLAMPTLTRTALPIEQDLFGTIEIDGKLFDSVRPHWFPWTMPFNMTGHPAISLPCGFGRDGLPIGLQLVGRFRTDAELLRVSALFEASTDLLSRRPG from the coding sequence ATGAACGACGATCCCTGTCTCCTGTCCGCAACCGAGCTGCGCGGCCTCATCGCCGCCAGGAAGCTTTCGCCGGTCGAGGTCGTCGGCGCTGTGCTCGCGCGCGCCGAGGCGCTGCAGAGCGAGTTGAACTGCTTCATCACGTTGTGTGGCGACGAGGCGATGGCGCAGGCTCGCGCCGCCGAGCGCAAGATGATGGCCGGCGAGCCGCTCGGCCTGCTGCATGGGCTTCCCGTTACCGTCAAGGACATCGTCAACACCAAGGGCGTGAAGACGACCTTCGGCGCCGTGCCCTACAAGGATAATGTGCCCACCGAAGATGCCGTCCCGGTGGCAAAGCTCCGCGCGGAAGGCGCGATCCTGATCGGCAAGACCACGACGCCGGAATTCGGCAGCAAGTGCCTGACCGACTCGCCGCTGTTCGGCCGCACCCGCAATGCGTGGAGCGCGGAGCGTTCCTCCGGCGGCTCCAGCGGCGGCGCGGCGGTGGCGGTGGCAAGCGGCATCGCGCCGCTGGCGATCGCGACCGACGGCGGTGGCTCGACCCGCATTCCGGCCGCCTGCAACGGCGTGGTGGGCCTGAAGCAGAGCAACGGCGTGATCGCGCACAGCCAGGCGCTCGACGCCTTCGGCAACCAGACCTATGTCACGCCGACGACGCGCACAGTCGCGGACACCGCGCTGATGATGCAGGCGATGGCGGGCGAGGATGCCTGCGATCCCTGGTCGATCGGCGTGCCCGTGCCCGATTTCGTCCGCACGGCTGCCCCGCGCGGCGACCTGCGCGGGCAAAAGATCCTGTACTGCCTGACGCCGCCGAGCCGCCCGGTTTCCGCCGATGTCGCGGCCAGCTTCAAGGCGAGCCTCGATCGGCTGGCGAGCCTTGGCGCCGAGCTCGAGGAATTCTCGGGCGAGGGGTTTGACATCGAGCCGATCTGGCGCGCGATCAACCACACGGTCTGGCGCACGCGCTTTGCCAAGCTCGTGGCCGAGCATGGCGATACGCTGAGCGAGGCCTTCGTCAAGCAGGTCGCGCTCGCGACCCATGTCAGCGGCGTCGACTATCAGGAGGCAATGTTCGCGCGCACCGCGCTGTTCCGCCGCGTGCAATCGCTGCTTGCGCGCGGGCATGTTCTGGCGATGCCGACGCTGACGCGCACCGCGCTGCCGATCGAGCAGGACCTGTTCGGCACCATCGAGATCGATGGCAAGCTCTTCGACAGCGTCCGCCCGCACTGGTTCCCCTGGACCATGCCGTTCAACATGACCGGCCATCCCGCGATCAGTCTGCCCTGCGGCTTCGGCCGTGACGGCCTGCCGATCGGGCTCCAGCTCGTCGGCCGCTTCCGCACTGACGCAGAATTGCTGCGCGTCAGCGCGCTGTTCGAGGCCTCAACCGACCTTCTGTCCCGCCGGCCTGGCTGA
- a CDS encoding ABC transporter permease, with product MSVFVLRRVLTLLATLVGASVIIFLVLDALPGNAAQMLMGADASADAVRALTVKLGLDQPLAVRYLQWIKGLFVGDLGNSYVYGTPVASLIAERLVLTIPLAIMSMLITVTLALSAGIYTAANHNKLGDVGVMSLTQVGIALPNFWFAILLVLLFSVRLQWLSAGGFAGWEDGIWPGIKSLLLPAISLAVVQAAILARVTRSAVLEVLREDFVRTARAKGLGKREVLWRHVLRNAMIPVMTVMGLQFANLLAGTIVIENVFYLPGLGRLIFQSIANRDLIVVRNCVMLLAAMVVVVNFVVDVLYAFIDPRIKVHDL from the coding sequence ATGAGCGTATTTGTCCTTCGACGTGTCCTGACCTTGCTGGCGACGCTGGTCGGCGCATCCGTGATCATTTTCCTGGTGCTGGACGCCCTGCCGGGCAATGCCGCGCAGATGCTGATGGGTGCCGACGCTTCGGCCGATGCGGTGCGCGCGCTCACCGTCAAGCTCGGGCTCGACCAGCCGCTGGCGGTCCGCTATCTGCAATGGATCAAGGGCCTCTTCGTCGGCGACCTCGGCAACTCCTATGTCTACGGCACCCCGGTCGCGAGCCTGATCGCGGAGCGGCTGGTGCTGACCATTCCGCTCGCGATCATGTCGATGCTGATCACGGTGACGCTGGCGCTCTCGGCCGGCATCTACACCGCCGCCAACCACAACAAGCTCGGCGACGTCGGCGTGATGTCGCTGACGCAAGTGGGCATCGCGCTGCCGAATTTCTGGTTCGCGATCCTGCTGGTGTTGTTGTTCTCGGTGCGGCTGCAATGGCTTTCGGCGGGCGGCTTTGCCGGCTGGGAGGACGGCATCTGGCCGGGCATCAAGTCGCTGCTGCTGCCGGCGATCTCGCTCGCGGTGGTGCAGGCCGCGATCCTTGCGCGCGTGACGCGCTCGGCCGTGCTCGAAGTGCTGCGTGAGGATTTCGTGCGCACGGCGCGCGCGAAGGGGCTCGGCAAGCGCGAGGTGCTGTGGCGCCACGTGCTGCGCAACGCCATGATTCCCGTGATGACGGTGATGGGCCTGCAATTCGCCAACCTGCTCGCCGGCACCATCGTGATCGAGAACGTGTTCTATCTGCCGGGCCTCGGCCGGCTGATCTTCCAGTCGATCGCCAACCGCGACCTGATCGTGGTGCGGAATTGCGTGATGCTGCTGGCGGCCATGGTCGTCGTCGTGAATTTCGTGGTCGACGTGCTCTATGCGTTCATCGATCCCCGCATCAAGGTCCATGACCTGTGA
- a CDS encoding ABC transporter permease, with translation MSAPLTTPLDAPFATRRLPARTFWGRALRHRSFVLGGALSLLVLVSALLSLVWTPWSPYEIDIASKLRPPSAAHWLGTDSFGRDIVSLLLAGARSTILVGIIAVSIGLTFGVCLGLIASAKRGWTEEIIMRFSDFTFAFPAVLSAIMLAAVVGPGMVTSIVAIGIFQIPTLTRLTRGSANAIWAREFVLAARAAGKGKFRITIEHVLPNILSILIVQVTIQFALAILAEAALSYLGLGTQPPQPSWGRMLNDAQTLLFQSPMLAVYPGAAIAIAVLGLNLLGDGLRDLLDPRLARER, from the coding sequence GTGAGCGCGCCCTTGACCACTCCGCTTGACGCGCCGTTCGCCACGCGCCGCTTGCCGGCCCGCACGTTCTGGGGCCGCGCGTTGCGCCATCGCAGCTTTGTGCTGGGCGGGGCGCTCAGCCTGCTGGTGCTTGTCTCGGCGCTGCTCTCGCTGGTGTGGACGCCGTGGTCGCCCTACGAGATCGATATCGCCTCGAAACTGCGGCCGCCGTCGGCGGCGCATTGGCTCGGCACTGATTCCTTCGGCCGCGACATCGTCTCGCTGCTGCTCGCTGGCGCGCGCTCGACCATTCTGGTCGGCATCATCGCCGTCAGCATCGGTCTCACCTTCGGCGTCTGCCTCGGCCTGATTGCGTCGGCCAAACGCGGCTGGACCGAAGAGATCATCATGCGCTTCTCCGACTTCACCTTCGCCTTTCCGGCCGTGCTGTCCGCGATCATGCTCGCCGCGGTCGTGGGGCCGGGCATGGTGACCTCGATCGTCGCGATCGGCATCTTCCAGATCCCGACGCTGACCCGGCTGACGCGTGGTTCGGCCAACGCGATCTGGGCGCGCGAATTCGTGCTGGCGGCGCGCGCAGCGGGGAAGGGTAAATTCCGCATCACCATCGAGCACGTACTGCCGAACATCCTGTCGATCCTGATCGTGCAGGTGACCATCCAGTTCGCGCTCGCCATTCTTGCCGAGGCTGCGCTCTCCTATCTCGGTCTCGGCACGCAGCCGCCGCAGCCGTCCTGGGGCCGCATGCTGAACGATGCGCAGACGCTGCTGTTCCAATCGCCGATGCTCGCGGTCTATCCGGGCGCGGCGATCGCGATTGCCGTGCTCGGCCTCAATCTGCTCGGCGATGGATTGCGCGATCTGCTCGATCCCCGGCTGGCGCGGGAGCGGTGA
- a CDS encoding ABC transporter ATP-binding protein has product MGEGANMPLIEVANLGVRLNTSRGPAQAVRGVSFTLKRGETLGLVGESGCGKSVTALSLMGLLPESALVTGSIRLDGSELAGLSDAAYCRLRGNRISMIFQEPMTALNPMHTIGHQVAEPLRRHKKYSAAQARREAIALLDRVGLPDPARRVDAYPHQFSGGQRQRVTIAMALACEPDLLIADEPTTALDVTIQGQILDLIADLVEERGMSMILISHDLGVIAENVQRMMVMYGGTVVESGPTDEVFRRMGHPYTQGLFRARPKLGARKGTRLTTISGTVPELADLPAGCTFADRCPLVIDACRAALPPMADVGPGHGVRCIRTDVSMAANVGALSA; this is encoded by the coding sequence ATGGGCGAGGGCGCAAACATGCCGCTGATCGAGGTCGCCAATCTCGGCGTCCGCCTCAACACCAGCCGCGGCCCGGCGCAGGCCGTGCGCGGCGTCAGCTTCACCCTGAAGCGCGGCGAGACGCTGGGGCTTGTCGGCGAATCCGGCTGCGGCAAGTCGGTCACCGCGCTGTCGCTGATGGGCCTCTTGCCCGAGAGTGCGCTCGTCACCGGCAGCATCAGGCTGGACGGCAGCGAGCTCGCGGGACTATCGGATGCAGCCTATTGCCGTCTGCGCGGCAACCGCATCAGCATGATTTTTCAGGAGCCGATGACCGCGCTCAACCCGATGCACACGATCGGGCACCAGGTTGCCGAGCCGCTGCGGCGTCACAAGAAATACTCGGCGGCGCAGGCGCGGCGCGAAGCGATCGCCTTGCTCGATCGTGTCGGACTGCCCGATCCGGCCAGGCGCGTTGATGCCTATCCGCACCAGTTCTCCGGCGGGCAGCGTCAGCGCGTCACCATTGCCATGGCGCTCGCCTGCGAGCCTGATCTCTTGATCGCGGACGAGCCGACCACCGCGCTCGACGTCACCATCCAGGGCCAGATCCTCGACCTCATCGCCGATCTCGTCGAGGAGCGCGGCATGTCGATGATCCTGATCTCGCACGATCTCGGCGTCATCGCCGAGAACGTGCAGCGCATGATGGTGATGTATGGCGGTACCGTGGTCGAGAGCGGCCCGACCGACGAGGTGTTCCGCCGCATGGGACATCCCTACACGCAGGGCCTGTTCCGCGCCCGCCCGAAGCTCGGCGCGCGCAAGGGCACGCGGCTGACGACGATCTCTGGTACCGTGCCGGAGCTCGCGGACCTTCCGGCCGGGTGCACCTTTGCCGATCGGTGTCCGCTCGTGATCGATGCCTGCCGTGCTGCGCTGCCGCCGATGGCGGATGTCGGACCCGGACATGGCGTTCGTTGTATCAGGACCGACGTCTCGATGGCTGCAAATGTCGGAGCGCTGTCGGCATGA
- a CDS encoding ABC transporter ATP-binding protein has product MSTAPLLDVRDLEQRYTLPRESLFRPPGQVRALNGVSVTVAAGKSLGIVGESGSGKSTFARVVMALERPTSGAVTLLGRDLNRVPADELRRARRDFQMVFQDPYGSLDPRQTIARIVAEPLTVLEGADRSTFRARVSTVLRQVGLRDADMDKYPHEFSGGQRQRIAIARALITQPKLIVADEPVSALDVSVQAQVLNLMQDLQEQFGLSYILISHDLAVVDYLCDEVAVMYLGRIVEQGRPEDLFERCAHPYTRALLDAVPRARAGGGRRRRGAQVIASQSAAATGCPYVARCPLADQHCREVPPLLRKVGEGHLAACHKAEAVMALPQAAMEG; this is encoded by the coding sequence ATGAGCACCGCGCCGCTTCTCGACGTCAGGGATCTCGAGCAACGCTACACGCTGCCGCGCGAGAGTCTGTTCCGCCCGCCCGGCCAGGTGCGCGCGCTCAACGGCGTCAGCGTGACGGTCGCGGCCGGCAAGAGCCTCGGCATCGTCGGCGAGTCCGGCTCCGGCAAGTCCACCTTCGCGCGCGTCGTGATGGCGCTGGAGCGGCCGACATCGGGAGCGGTCACGCTGCTCGGCCGCGACCTCAACCGCGTCCCAGCGGACGAGCTGCGCCGCGCGCGCCGCGACTTCCAGATGGTGTTCCAGGATCCGTACGGCTCGCTCGATCCGCGCCAGACCATCGCGCGCATCGTCGCCGAGCCGCTCACGGTGCTGGAAGGCGCCGACCGCAGCACCTTTCGCGCGCGCGTTTCGACGGTGCTGCGGCAGGTCGGCTTGCGAGATGCCGACATGGACAAATATCCGCATGAGTTCTCCGGCGGTCAGCGCCAGCGCATCGCGATCGCGCGCGCGCTGATCACCCAGCCGAAGCTGATCGTCGCCGACGAGCCGGTCTCCGCGCTCGACGTCTCCGTGCAGGCGCAGGTGCTCAACCTGATGCAGGACCTGCAGGAGCAGTTCGGCCTCAGCTACATCCTGATCAGCCACGACCTCGCCGTCGTCGATTATCTCTGCGACGAGGTCGCGGTGATGTATCTCGGCCGGATCGTCGAGCAGGGACGTCCCGAGGATCTGTTCGAGCGCTGCGCCCATCCCTATACGCGGGCGCTGCTGGATGCCGTGCCGCGGGCGCGTGCCGGGGGCGGCCGGCGCCGCCGCGGGGCCCAAGTGATCGCCTCGCAATCGGCAGCCGCAACGGGGTGCCCCTATGTCGCGCGCTGTCCACTTGCCGACCAGCATTGCCGCGAGGTTCCGCCCTTGCTACGCAAGGTGGGCGAGGGGCACCTTGCCGCCTGCCACAAGGCGGAGGCGGTGATGGCGTTGCCGCAGGCGGCCATGGAAGGTTAG
- a CDS encoding ABC transporter substrate-binding protein, protein MFRKLSIVAIAAALAAAPLPVLAQGKKDSVVMAMTLEPPGLDPTNAAAAAIAEVTLYNIYETLTKINEDGSVAPLLAESWTASPDLKTYTFKLRKGVKFHNGEAFDSAAVKFSFERNAAATSTNKDKSLFQAFEKVEAPDADTVVITLKYGEPNLPFLLGQASGSIVEPKSAATNVTQPVGTGPYQLGAWAKGSSITLNKWADYRNASAVKLSKVTIRFISDPAAQAAALLSGDVDAFPRVSAQRTIAQFKADPRFNVMIGGSRAKTIVGINEKKKPLDDVRVRRAILAAIDRKAMIDGAVDGFGTPIGSFYVPGALGYVDTTGINPYDPEKAKKLLAEAGVTTPLELSLKLPPPPYARQGGEILAAQLAKVGIIAKIENVEWAQWLSQVFAANGPHNYDLTIVSHVEPFDLVKITEPDYYLGYNNEAFNALYKQIVSTPDEAARAKLLGDAQRMLATDAVAGFLYQPQLITITNKKLKGVWKEVPQYENDFSTWSWE, encoded by the coding sequence ATGTTCAGGAAGCTATCGATCGTCGCTATTGCCGCAGCGCTCGCCGCGGCGCCGCTGCCGGTGCTGGCGCAGGGCAAGAAGGACAGCGTCGTCATGGCGATGACGCTGGAGCCGCCGGGGCTCGATCCCACCAACGCGGCGGCTGCCGCGATCGCCGAGGTCACGCTCTACAACATCTACGAGACCCTGACCAAGATCAACGAGGACGGCTCCGTCGCGCCCCTGCTGGCGGAGAGCTGGACCGCATCACCGGACCTCAAGACCTATACGTTCAAGCTGCGCAAGGGCGTCAAATTCCACAACGGCGAGGCGTTCGATTCTGCCGCGGTAAAGTTCTCGTTCGAGCGCAACGCGGCCGCCACCAGCACCAACAAGGACAAGAGCCTGTTCCAGGCGTTCGAGAAGGTCGAGGCGCCCGACGCCGACACGGTGGTGATCACCCTGAAATATGGTGAGCCGAACCTGCCGTTCCTGCTCGGGCAGGCGAGCGGCTCGATCGTCGAGCCGAAGAGCGCCGCCACCAATGTCACGCAGCCGGTCGGCACCGGGCCCTATCAACTCGGCGCCTGGGCCAAGGGCTCCTCGATCACGCTGAACAAATGGGCCGACTATCGCAACGCCTCCGCGGTCAAGCTCTCGAAGGTGACGATCCGCTTCATCTCCGATCCCGCAGCGCAGGCCGCGGCGCTGCTGTCGGGCGACGTCGATGCGTTCCCGCGTGTGTCGGCCCAGCGTACCATCGCGCAGTTCAAGGCCGATCCGCGCTTTAACGTCATGATCGGCGGCTCCAGGGCCAAGACCATCGTCGGCATCAACGAAAAGAAGAAGCCGCTGGATGACGTCCGCGTCCGTCGCGCCATCCTGGCCGCGATCGACCGCAAGGCGATGATCGACGGCGCCGTCGATGGTTTCGGCACGCCGATCGGCAGCTTCTACGTGCCGGGTGCGCTCGGCTATGTCGACACCACCGGCATCAATCCCTACGACCCGGAGAAGGCCAAGAAGCTGCTCGCTGAAGCCGGCGTCACCACGCCGCTCGAGCTGTCACTCAAGCTGCCGCCGCCGCCCTATGCGCGCCAGGGCGGCGAGATCCTCGCGGCCCAGCTCGCCAAGGTCGGCATCATCGCCAAGATCGAGAACGTCGAATGGGCGCAGTGGCTGTCGCAGGTGTTCGCGGCCAACGGTCCGCATAATTACGATCTCACCATCGTCAGCCATGTCGAGCCGTTCGATCTCGTCAAGATCACCGAGCCGGACTACTATCTCGGCTACAACAACGAGGCGTTCAACGCGCTCTACAAGCAGATCGTGTCGACGCCGGACGAAGCCGCCCGCGCAAAGCTGCTGGGCGACGCCCAACGCATGCTGGCCACCGACGCGGTGGCCGGATTCCTCTACCAGCCGCAGCTGATCACCATCACGAACAAGAAGCTGAAGGGCGTCTGGAAGGAAGTGCCGCAATACGAGAACGATTTCTCGACGTGGTCCTGGGAGTAG
- a CDS encoding magnesium transporter CorA family protein, with translation MLKLYRWPSDDWQSIHTEMPSEIIWADLLNATAEEKQFVERLLKIRIPSEDSLSEIEASSRLILDHGTLYLSSPAVRHNEDNEAEITPVGFLIGPHVLVTVRFAQLPTFDDVGKRIGSDDSLENGMCVFTSLLEAMIDRGADVLEHLGAKVDKLSHGVFKGGLVRTKRPVRSSRRMREALENIGDLADRLAKVRDVLLGVGRVASFAHDVGSDWITAASKKRLQAVSKDVASLSDYETRLTDKIQLLLDAVLGFINIQQNELFKILTIVSVVGVPPTILVGIWGMNFKHMPELDWTFGYPLAWLAVIASALLPLFWFKRRGWFE, from the coding sequence TTGCTCAAACTATACAGGTGGCCGTCCGACGACTGGCAAAGCATCCACACGGAAATGCCCTCGGAGATCATCTGGGCTGACCTCCTGAACGCAACCGCGGAGGAGAAGCAGTTCGTCGAGCGTTTGCTGAAGATACGGATTCCGTCCGAGGATTCGCTCAGTGAGATCGAGGCGTCGAGCCGCCTGATCCTCGACCACGGCACGCTCTATCTCAGCTCGCCTGCGGTCCGGCACAACGAGGACAACGAGGCCGAGATCACGCCGGTAGGATTTCTCATCGGCCCGCACGTGCTGGTGACGGTGCGTTTCGCGCAACTGCCGACCTTCGACGACGTCGGCAAGCGGATCGGCTCCGACGACAGCCTGGAGAACGGCATGTGTGTGTTCACCAGCCTGCTCGAAGCCATGATCGACCGCGGCGCCGATGTTCTGGAGCATCTCGGCGCCAAGGTCGACAAACTATCCCACGGTGTCTTCAAGGGAGGGCTCGTCCGCACCAAGCGCCCGGTGCGCTCCAGCCGCAGGATGCGCGAAGCGCTGGAGAACATCGGCGATCTCGCCGATCGTCTCGCCAAGGTGCGGGACGTCCTGCTCGGCGTCGGCCGCGTCGCCTCGTTTGCCCACGATGTCGGGAGCGACTGGATCACCGCTGCATCGAAGAAGCGCCTCCAGGCCGTGTCGAAGGACGTCGCCTCGCTCAGCGACTACGAGACGCGCTTGACCGACAAGATCCAGCTTCTGCTCGATGCGGTGCTCGGCTTCATCAACATCCAGCAGAACGAGCTGTTCAAGATCCTGACGATCGTCTCGGTCGTCGGCGTGCCGCCGACCATCCTGGTCGGCATCTGGGGCATGAACTTCAAGCACATGCCGGAGCTCGACTGGACGTTTGGTTATCCGTTGGCCTGGCTCGCGGTCATCGCCAGCGCCTTGCTGCCGCTGTTCTGGTTCAAGCGGCGCGGCTGGTTCGAGTGA